ATtcgttaaatatatttatggttctcacatagttgaagtaatcgaaacaatgttaAAAGAATTGTATTATGAACCTGATTGAGAGAGTTAcgtatagagtttcttgctcgttcttctccagaGGAATCTACACTTAAcacttcactagaggactgacagacatttttaatattattgtatgtatttgatttgacgttcaaaagtgccttcctgatctattttaaataaataattttggcattttattaattcatagAAGAATAAATTTTACTAATACATCAACTACTAGAGAGTATTACTATTCGAGACTTGTGAAATTATGTGCGTTTTgtctattttttaaacgttgctccacacttatattttgtcctgtgtggtggatgcgtttacaaacatacaatttcacatgcatatgacacccagacccgaaacaacaatttgtggataccACAAAGAGTTACTTTGAGCAGGAATCGGATCGGCTAGAGTCAATTTAATTATGTGATGTGAAAAAAACATGTATATAGAAATCTTTTGGTATGTGTTGTTTCATGCCCACAGCTTGTAAACAAAGTACTCGTGAACACGTTCGTTAGCACCCGGGAAACGTCAAATCGACTCATGGACCGACGCCGGCGAACACCAACGCCAATTAGAATCAGCGTATAacgtgacgtcatcattgccaCGTCACACTTCCCTGGGCCTCTAAAATGTATTGCAACGGCTTTTACCGACCCGCGTAAAACTATGGTATAGCTAATTTGTTAAGATTAGAGATGAATTGCTAATAGTTGATTTTCGTTACGTAACAGACGTAGTAGAATTTTTATAACTAGAAATCAATGCAGTGTGtaagaatacttttttttatatttgacggggtcgacgtttggccgctatctcgcctgatggtaagtgatgatgcggcctacgatggagcacgtctgcccataagcaacctattcccgaatgaataggttgcttgaagacacccaggttaccTCGAGATAGTTACTTCATTAACCCATTACAGCATAACGTCGGATAAATCGCGGATCGGACGCTAGaaaattctataataatatattgtgaataattagttaaataataattaattcaattaaaatcataataagtgCTAAACTTTATGCTGTAATgggttgataaaaaaatattaaaagcttCATTTGTAATGTGTAGTATGAATGAAGAATGCGAATGGAAAATGAAGTATGTGAGCTCAGATTGTAAAAGCAAAGAAGTGTAAAAGCGCACTCTTAGAGCACTACTGATACCTAATGGGGCTACTAGTGGGTGAACTCCAGAGCTGTTGTTATGGAATAAATTAGTCATAACATAGCGTAAATTTAATTAGCGTAATAATTGCCGCAACCAGGTCGCTTCGTTAATCGCCAAGTCTTCAACTAATGCCGCGTCATAAAATAGTTCTCAAAGAAAGCTGCAGCTTCAAAATGGACTCATTAAATACTCGTAGTATCGAAAGTGAAACGTTTTCCCCATACTTAgctctaaataaacaaatataatacaacTGCCCGTTTCTTCTGAAATTCACGAGACTATTGTACTGACGTAATATTTTTATCCCTTAAATATAGCATGACTATTAATGCCTTCTTTTTCCTAAGAATCTATTGGGCTTGTATTAAAGAGAAATTGaagagaaaacaaaattaattttgttataatagcAGTTTATTAAGAATATGCAAACATTTTCTTGTCAGTAATGCGTAATTATTCGTGTTTTATTGCAGATTGTTTACAATTGACCGTTGATCCAGCTCATGAAGGAGGTGACCCTGGCGAAAGCAGCGGGGGAACCGACCTGGCAACCGCGGGCAGATCCGAAGGAAGTGATACCGATCTGTAGGAGAAGTTCAAATATTTAGCAATGTAACAGGTGCATACATTATCTTATTGTTCATAATAAGGTTTGTATTCCAAAGTAACGTACCAAGAGGGGCCTGCCGCTTCTGGTGACAACAAGAGGGCCACCGGAGTCACCCTGGCATGTGCTCCTGCCACCAGCGCCGCTGGTACAGATGTTGGAGTCCTGGATGATCAGAGGGAAGGAAGATCTGCAGACTGCGTTGGTGATCACGGGCAGAGTGACGTGGCTCAAGAACTGGTTGGTAGTGATAGCACCACCAGCACCTGTACAGTTAAAACACTTGTAAATTAGTCAGTTCAGTAAACTAAGGAATCCTTGATATATGTCCAAATACTTGCCATCACTGGTGCGACCGAATCCAGAAGCGACGGCGTTTTCACCGGCGAAGTTTTCGTTGAGCTGGCTACCGCTGGGCAGAGCGATGAGGGCAATGGTGTCTGTTCAAACACAATGTGATAAATTCAttcaaaatgaagaaaaatagataaattattACATCGTGTGTATTCTGAAACGatattaatctttttttatataaatattatctaggaAATCCTGAATGAACAGTCATTCAGGATTTAAGTTCACCCAGTATTTTTCAGGAAATAGACTCTAGAAACGAATTCCACTTCTTACCGCTTCGCACTAGGAAACTTGAAATGTGTGATAGTACTATAGCAAAACGGACTTGAGGgaattaaattgataaataaaatatagttaattaaactaaaaaattaaattgaatgcaATGCTTACTTGAAAGACCAACGTTGGAGTTCAGCCTGATCATGGCAACGTCATTACGGATGTTACTGGGGTTCCAGCTTCCGTGCATAACAACGTTGGAGGTTTGAACTCTGGTGCCACCGGAGAACAAACGGATGGAGCCAAGAACAACGGTGAATCTCCAGGCCTGGTTCTGGCCATCGAACCAGCAGTGAGCAGCAGTAAGAACACGGTTGGCACGCACCAAGGAACCACCACACACTCCTTGGCCACCGGCGAAGTCAGCGAGAAGACCAGCCTGCACAAAATAAGGATGATGAATGACGTGGTGAGTGGTTTGGGCTACCACCATGAAGGTGTCTTAACAGAAATACTGGTTATTACCTGGTAGGGGAACTGTCCGAGGCTGGAGGCCTGACCACCAACAATTCTGGATGCGCTCTCTGCCTCCTCAGCTTTGCGGATTTCGTCGGCAAGAGGTTTACCGATCTTAGCCAAGTATCCGTAGGCGGTGATGTCGTCTAGGTCGATGGCATCCTCGACGTTGATATTTTTAGCGGTGGCCACCGCCGCCAGAGCCAAGAGTGTCAGAGCCAACTTCATGTTGTCGGTATTGATAGATCAATGTGGCATTGTCTGTTGTGTGTGCATTTTTATACTACATTTTGCAGATAACGTAATGATATGAAGTATAATTTTATCACTGCATTGATatcaattaataatatcatACAGACTTTAGGTTAATCAGTATATTTGAATTAGTATAAAGACAAACAGGAATTTGGGAAAACTCGCGATGAAAAGAAACCTTTGTTTGATTGGAAATGGGATTATTAAATATTAGCtgtgccttttttttttttttttttcaggggggaaaatcatccaatgacttctcccgccttaggcgaggcgagagggagtgtcagactcttactgactaaaaaccaccccgttccttctcctgcttttcgagctggagccccggtaaacccgctaggtagtccgcagctccggatcaggcatcagccctactgggccccatctgtggtggtctgatggctctttgaggcgcgcgcggaacgcgacgcgccgcacgcacgggtctggttctgttcgggcgatgagctacccttgctcgccgtccgcaggcccgcacttacggtggccggagatcgtcccgcgatccccgacgcccagagtgtctctcgcgacggctggggcgtgaggaggtttgttccctcacgcgccccgcctcctccttagctagcatgactgcttcgcagaaggaggagacggcatcccagtccctctcgctccgcaccatggcttgaaccagtgccggacgcgagaggtcgccgtcgccgaccacatccctgaggacttggcggtgctcagcccacgcagggcacaccgccactgtatgttctacagtgtcctccgggcggtcctcgcagtgatgacacccgggcgtttcctcccgcccaataaggaacaggaacctaccgaaactcccatgtccggtaagcacctgcgtcaggcggtaggtgaggacgccgtggcgcctctctagccactcctcaaagaggggacttaccgctgcaatgacagcgagcccaattaGCTGTGCCTGCGATTTCGTTCGCGTGGTAACGTTTTCCCGCGTAAATCTCGATCCCGCGGTAATTCTggaataaaattgtactttttttatgatacacgCCGGTAATCAAGcaaacgtattacctgatggtaagcaatcgacgccgcccatggacacttgaaacactagaggcgttacaagtgcgttgccggctttttgggagttaggaatttaagggttgttgttagggaattggggattgggaagattgggaaggggggaattgggcctccggtaacctcactcacacaacgacaaCTTGTGCTCCACAACCTCCTCTTTTACGAATGTTGGATTACTGCCTATGTTATCTGTGCCAAAAAATgcaaaatttcaacaaaacagaaaataagGCAAACTGGCAGTTCAACCGTCAGTTCTTTAACTCATAAATACGTATACAGTGcttaatgtattaatttgtgcagcagtgtataataaaattatcataattaagtaactttaatattgtgttattgGCATGCTTTTTTGtcttttgtattttctattgcGATACGTGAAATCCTGTAATTGgctttttatatatatatcacattatttattcaaactgTTCCTTGTAAAGtttctttgtaaaattatttatgactaAAACTAATCATACTTTATTTCTAATTGTATTTTGTTCGTGCGGTGGCCATCTtggatttacattttgacagcCCCATTGGTTTTAACCACTCTTGAAAACCACGAAAACTACACCCATGACGAAAAGTTGAAAGTTTCGAGCAGCAGCCGTCTTGGCTTGGCTCGTCTTATATTTTGACGGGGTAATAAAAGACGTTACGATAGTTTGTGTGTTTTTAGGTAtgacagtaaataaataaagaaaatgagtAAATTTGATTGATTTAGTCTTGGTTATTAGCCACTGTACACTGGTCTTgccataaatattgaaataaagacaaaaaaataagatttattactttggcagTGTGttagtttaatacataaatatacaaaacataaaaatataaagcttaTTCGAAGTGGTCTCCATTGGCTGCAATACAGTCCTTTAAACGTTGAGGTCAGTTATCAGTAGAAGCACGCACTCTTTTCATGGGAAAATTCTTCACTGCCAATCGTATAGATTGTTTTAGGGACTCCAATTTATCATGGCGTTTAGAGCAAGCTGTACCTACTCTATAAAACTAACCATAAATCCTAATCCAGTGGATTAAGATCGGGACTAGACGATGGCCAGTCTTCAGCTCTGATGAAGTCCGAAACGTTCCCTTCCAACCAAGACTGCGTGGACCGAGCTTTATGACTCGGCGCCGCGCCGAGTCTTGCTAGAAGGACCATACTTGGTTATTGACATGGTGATGTTAAGAGGCTTAACTACCTTCTCAAGAATGGTATCTTGATACACTTGTGCCGATGTTTTGATacctttttcacaaaaatatggcTCAGTCACTCTTTCATAGCTAACACCCCACCCAACCATCACTGAATTCGGATAATGTCCACGTTGCACTCTGTCGATTAATTGGGAAGCTTCCTTAGAGCTTTGAGCATAAATACggtcattttgtttgttaaaatgttgCTCAATTGTAAAAATTTTCTCATCCGTAAACAAAATTTTTCTGTGACCTCCCTTTGCGTACCGCTTCAATAGTTATTTCGATTTTACCACCCTATTCTTCTTTAAATTATCAGTTAAGAAATGACCAGTGCGTCTCTTATGGGCTGCAAGTCCTAAGACATCTTTTAAATTCGCGACATGGTTCTATGTGCTATATTGATTTCCCGAGATAAAATCTTTTGCTTTCGGACAGGATTTCTTCGAATTCTTTCCCTTACTGCTTTGACCACCTTTTTCGTACGAGCACTACGTGGACGGGAAGATCTTTCTCTGTCACAAACAGAGGAATTCTCAATGTACCTATTCATAGCCCGGTacacaaacattttactaaTACCAAGTGTATCCATGGAGAGTTTTAAAAAATTGCATTTGACTCCATACCTACTTTGTGTAATGCAATCCCAGTGATTCGGTTCTCTTTATCATCCCACTCCCTTCTAAATAATTCATGTCTATTAACAATTGTATTTTTTGCTGGTAGGTACAACTTTCTTGCTTTGTCCGGTAATGGGAGAGACAGATCCGAATATGTTCTGAGCGAAGTCTTGAAGCCATGACTATTTCAGGTCTGCTCATATTGGCTTGATCGATCCACGGAAAGCGGTGGACGATCGGTTGGATCGTTTTGTAACAGATTCAGTTCACAATTTTACACATTGTTTTGGTAAAAGATTTTGTAtctgctttaattttttaaaaggaTCGTCGATTTTCTATTAGCTGTCTCGCTGTATTTATATTCCCAAGATTAAGCCAAATCACGCACCAGGAAGTGTGACTGAGCTCGTTTCGTAGTGATCTGCTCTGAGACATACTGCCTGGTGCTTTGtacataatttgaaattttaacatatcttaatttttttgaagattttcaaTGACTTCAAAAGCTCAGTTTTTTTTCTAGTAATGGTTATTCTGGTCAGTGGGTCGTTTTTAGGGCGTAATGAAactattattctttaaaaaagaaataaattgtttattatcagaaataaattatattctattagCATTTGGAccataattacaattttgtttttttgaggacattttttcataaaactaaTTGTTCGTTCATTTACAATTGACCGTTGATCCAGCTCATGAAGGAGGTGACCCTGGCGAAAGCAGCGGGGGAACCGACCTGGCAACCGCGGGCAGATCCGAAGGAAGTGATACCGATCTGTAGGAGAAGTTCAAATATTTAACAATgtcataggtacatacattatattattgttgATAAAAAGGTTTGTATTCCAAAGTAACGTACCAAGAGGGGCCTGCCGCTTCGGGTTACAACAAGAGGGCCACCGGAGTCACCCTGGCATGTGCTCCTGCCACCAGCTCCGCTGGTACAGATGTTGGAGTCCTGGATGATCAGAGGGAAGGAAGATCTGCAGACTGCGTTGGTGATCACGGGCAGAGTGACGTGGCTCAAGAACTGGTTGGTACTGATGTTACCACCTGTACAGTTATAACACTTGTAAATTAGTTAGTTCAGGAAACTAAGAAATCCTTTAAATACGTCAAAATACTTGCCATCACTGGTGAGACCGAATCCAGATGCGACAGCGTTTTCACCGGCGAAGTTTTCGTTGAGCTGGCTACCGCTGGGCAGAGCGATGAGGGCAATGTTGTCTGTTAAATAAGCAACCAGTTAATCCAGGACTTAAATACACCCAAGTTGCTGtttaggaaacacagactctagCAACGAATTTCACTTCTTACTCAATGTCTGTCTGATGGTACGATGGCAAAACTTGGTTCGTTGGAACGTTAATAAAAGGAACATATAAGTTAactaaattacaatttaaaattgaatgtaaTGTGTACGTACTTGAAAGACCAACGTTGGAGTTCAGCCTGATCATGGCGACGTCATTACGGATCATACTGGGGTTCCAGCTTCCGTGCATAACAACGTTGGAGGTTTGAACTCTGGTGCCACCAGTGA
This genomic interval from Spodoptera frugiperda isolate SF20-4 chromosome 6, AGI-APGP_CSIRO_Sfru_2.0, whole genome shotgun sequence contains the following:
- the LOC126910775 gene encoding brachyurin-like isoform X2 → MKTFLALTLLALAAVATAKNINVEDAIDLEDITAYGYLAKIGKPLADEIRKAEEAEGASRIVGGQASNLGQFPYQAGLLADFSAGQGVCGGSLVRANRVLTAAHCWFDGQNQAWRFTVVLGSIRLFTGGTRVQTSNVVMHGSWNPSMIRNDVAMIRLNSNVGLSNNIALIALPSGSQLNENFAGENAVASGFGLTSDGGNISTNQFLSHVTLPVITNAVCRSSFPLIIQDSNICTSGAGGRSTCQGDSGGPLVVTRSGRPLLIGITSFGSARGCQVGSPAAFARVTSFMSWINGQL
- the LOC118281920 gene encoding LOW QUALITY PROTEIN: achelase-1 (The sequence of the model RefSeq protein was modified relative to this genomic sequence to represent the inferred CDS: deleted 2 bases in 1 codon) is translated as MKLALTLLALAAVATAKNINVEDAIDLDDITAYGYLAKIGKPLADEIRKAEEAESASRIVGGQASNLGQFPYQAGLLADFAGGQGVCGGSLVRANRVLTAAHCWFDGQNQAWRFTVVLGSIRLFSGGTRVQTSNVVMHGSWNPSNIRNDVAMIRLNSNVGLSNTIALIALPSGSQLNENFAGENAVASGFGRTSDGAGGAITTNQFLSHVTLPVITNAVCRSSFPLIIQDSNICTSGAGGRSTCQGDSGGPLVVTRSGRPLLIGITSFGSARLPGRFPRCFRQGHLLHELDQRSIVNNLQ